ACAACGATACGTCAAAGGTGTATGGCGTTTTTTGCAGGATCACATCCTCCGCTCCAAACGGAATTCGTTGTTCCATCCAGTGCAGACGGTTGATCAGTGAAGCGTGCTCAATCATGACCCCCTTCGGCTTGCCGGTGGAGCCTGACGTATAGATCACGTACACCAAATCGCTCGAGCGGTTAACAGGTTCTGGGTTCTTCTCGCATTCTTCTCCTGTAAGCTCCATCCCCTCCATCAGCAAATCTTCGATAGCGATTAGCTCGCGGTCGGCTCCGTGCGGACGAAGGCGGTCCAACTGATCCCGCTGGGTCAGCAGGATAGATGCCCCGCTATCCTCCAGCATGAATCCCAGCCGTTCTTCTGGGTCCTCTGGATGTAGCGGCAGATACGCCCCGCCTGCCTTCAAAATCCCCAGCAGGCCGACGATCATCTCCAGCGATCGATGAACTGCGATGCCCACCATCTGATCGGGCCCGATGCCTTTCTTCCGCAGGACGTGAGCCACCCGATTCGCTTGGGCATTCAGCTCCCGGTACGTCAATTGCCGATCTTGGTATAGGGCTGCCGGATGTTCCGGTGTTCGCTCCACCTGCTCCTCAAACAATTGATGAATCGTCTTCTCCCTTGGATAAGGCGCAGCCGTCCCGTTGAATTTCTTCAAAATCACTTCTTTTTCTACCGTTGTTAATAAATCTGTATCACCTATCGTTTGTGTGCTATTAGCTACAAAAGACCTTAGCACCACCACCATATGATCCAAGAAGCGTTCGACAGTGTCCTTTTGGAACAAAGCACTGTTGTACTCCAAATTTAAATGAAGGTAGCTGCCTGTTTCTTCCGCGCTCAAGGTTAAATCAAATCGGGAAACACCTGGATTGAACGGAAACGGTTTGAATTCCAACCCACTAGATTGTAGGGGTTGCCCTTTTGTATTTTGCATAACAAACATGGTGTCGAAGATCGGGCTTCGGCTCACATCTCTCCGCAGCGCAAGCTTTTCGACCAATTGCTCAAAGGGATATTCCTGATGCTCAAAAGCAGATAAAACCGCTTCCTTAACTTCATCCAAAAAAGCAGAAAGACTCTTCTCCGATGAAGGGCTAGTACGCAGTGCCAACGTATTGACAAACATGCCGACGATCTTTTCCGTGTCTGGATGTCTCCTCCCAGCAACCGGCGTACCGATGACAATGTCATCTTGTCGTGCATGCTTGGACAAAACAACGTTATATACAGCCAGTAAAATCATGAATAATGTACTTTGAGTTTCAGCTGCGAGTTTATGAAGTGGCTCTGTTATATCATCGCCCAGGATTCGAGATACCGTGTTACCTTCATAGCTCTGAATAGACGGTCTTGGAAAATCCGTTGGTAGCTCCAGTACAGGTGGCTCATTTTTAAAGATGTCCAGCCAGTAGGATTCCTGATCTTTAATAAATCCATGATTTACTTGCTCATTATGCCAGCTAGCATAATCTTTGTACTGAACGGATAGAGGCGGAAGTGCTTGTCCATCATACGCTTTTACAAATTCATCCATAATAATAGACATAGAAACGCCATCCGAAATAATATGGTGCAAATCAACCAGCAGCATATTTTGGTTCTCTGTCAACGGAATCAGCTCGCCTCTTAATAAAGGGGCACGGCTCAGGTCAAACGGTTGGACGAATTCACTTAGCACCGTTTCTATTTGCTGTTCCTCTAAATCCTCTTTGCTGGTCAGACTATGAATCTTCAACTCAAATTCTACTTCGTCATGTACGCTTTGAACCGGCTCTCCATTGATCCATGAAAATGAAGTGCGCAATGCTTCATGCCTGTGAATCAGAGTGGTGAATGCCATTTTCAACCGCTCCTGATCCAGATGGCCTTGAACGAGCATGACAGAAGGCATATTGTAAACCAGTTCCGCTCCTTCAAGTTGATGCAGTATCATCTGACGTCTTTGCGAGGAGGAAACCGGATAATAGGCTTGACCAGAAAGTAGAGCAATTTCGGTAAATGTACCTGCCCCTCTCCCGATGGTACGTTCAATGAGTTTGCTCATGCTTTCCACAGTTGGATACTCAAATATTTCACGCATAGGCAACTCGACCTGGAATTCTCGAATAATTTTCCCGATCAGTATTGTAGCCTTCAGCGAATGTCCACCCAGTTCAAAAAAATGGCTGTGTACACCTATTGGGCTCACATGCAGAATATCCTCCCACAAACGTACTAGACGAGTTTCTGTATCTGTACGAGGAGCTACAAACCCCTGCTCCCGAATCACATGATGGGGCTCAGGAAGCGCTCCTCGGTTCACCTTTCCATTATTCGTAAGAGGTATCGCAGCAATCTGTATTAGATGAGCAGGTACCATATACAAGGGCAGAGACGCTTTCAAATAGGATCGTATTTCCTGTGTTAAGAGTTCACGGTCAGACACAATATAAGCGCATAAATACGTTTCGTCCTCTTGGTCCTTTCTAGATAGAACCACGGCCTCTCTGATGTCATGATGAGAGAGAAGGACCTTTTCGATTTCTCCAGTCTCAATACGATATCCACGAATTTTCACCTGATGGTCTGTTCTTCCGAGATACTCCACATTGCCGTCAGGAAGCCACTTTGCCAAGTCCCCTGTTTTATACATGCGCTCTCCGATAACGAAGGGACTATCGGTGAATCTTTCGTCCGTTAGATCAGGTTGATTAATGTAGCCTAGGGCTACTCCTGTACCAGCAATATAAAGTTCCCCCGGAATACCGACAGGAAGCAGTCTCCCCTCCTGATCCAAAATGTACAACCGGTTATTGTCAATCGGCTTACCGATTGGAATACTCTGCAAATCATCTCCATCCGGGCAATCAAACCATGTTGCATCCACTGTTGCCTCTGTTGGTCCGTATAAATTATGCAGAGTTGTGCCATTCGGCTTTCGAAGCAGAGTATTAAACCGTCTGGCTTGCTTTACTGTTAGTGCCTCCCCGCTAGCGAAAACTCGTTTAATACTGCTGAGTTTTCCCTCTGCTTGGTGCTGCTCAACATACTCCAAAAAAACAGACAACATGGAAGGTACAAAATGAAGGGTTGTAATTTTCTGCTCTGCCACCGTGTTCAGCAGTAGCTTGGGATCCTTCTCCCCATCAGGTGGAAGAAAGTAGACTGAAGCTCCGGCTATAGCCCACCAAAATAGTTCCCATACAGAAACATCAAAGGTGTAAGGTGTTTTCTGTAAAATGGTATCGTCCACACCAATCGGATACTTTTTTTGCATCCAATGAAGTCGATTCACTATAGAGGTGTGACGAATCATAACCCCTTTAGGCTTACCTGTAGAACCGGAAGTATAAATTACGTAAGCTACATCCTCCGGCCCACTGTAAGGTTCAAGATTAGTTTTTTCAGTTGCCCAGTCTGCTCCGATCGCAAGCACGCTGATATTCTGTGAAAGATCCTTCAATGTAGATTGGATTTCCTGCTGCACCAGCAGGATGGAAGTTCCGCTGTTACCCGCTATATATTGAATTCGTTCCAGAGGATCCTCTGGATTGATTGGCAAGTAAGCCCCCCCTGCCTTAAGAATAGCCATGATCCCGACTAGCATCTCCGGTGAGCGATAGGCTGCAATCCCAACAATCTGGCCAGTTTGCACCCCTTTCATCCTCAAGACGCGAGCCAATCGGTTAGCCCGTTCGTTCAATTCCAGATAAGTTAACCGCCCATCAGCGAATGCTGCTGCCAAACGATTCGGCGTCAGCGCCGCCTGCTCTTCGAAAAGCTGTTGAATCGTTTGACTTTGAGGATACAAGGCATTTGTATCATTAAAATCTCGCAGGATTCTGTGTTTTTCCTCGCCAGAAAGCAAATCAATATCGTCCACATCCATGTGCGGATTAGAGACTACCTGTTCAGCTATTTGTTTTAGGTGCAGTTCAATTCTTTGAATATCTGAAGCTTGATAAGCAATACTGTTATAGCCAAACTTAACCTTCAATTCTTTACCAGGAATGACTCCAATATTAAAATCATAATTCGTTTGCTCAAAGCCCTCGGTTTCCACAATTGAAACAAGCTGTTCTCCTTCACCACCAGCAAGCTCTTCAGTAATTGGGTAGTTCTCGAACGCTATGATATGGTGGATTAAGCTCTTGCCCAGTGGGGTTAGCATCTGAATATCAGCCAAGGATAGAAAATGGTACTTCCCCGATTCCATCATATTCTGCTGAAATTACTTGATTATCTGGGAAAATGTTTGTGCTTCTTTATGACAAATACGTACAGGAATCGTATTAATAAATAATCCAACCATTTTCTCCGACCCTTCCAGCTCAGCTGGACGGCCGGAAACAACGGAACCAAATACCACATCTTTGGTGTTATTGTATCTTTGCAGCAACAGACCCCATATCCCATGAAATACAGAACTTAAGGTTACCTGATTTTGTTGTGCTATCATTTCCAAACCACGGGTTAACTGCTCGTCCAAGGTGAAAATATGGTTGTTCAGCTTGTAGCTTCCATCCTCAGTTGACTTGCTGCTAAGAGGTAAGCCACTTTGCTCTTCCACACCTGATAATTGTTGTTCCCAATAAGCAAGAGCTGTCTTCTTATTTTGCTGCCCTAACCAACTGATATACCGGCTATATGGAAATACTGCGTCCAATTCTGGCTTCTTCCCGAGGGAATAAGCTCTGTAAATTTGGAACAGATCCTTCGCAATTGTACCAATACACCAGCCATCCATAATGATGTGATGAAAGCTTAGAACCATTTTGCAGCTTGTATCACTTAATGCAAGAACACTTATCCGAATAAGGAGATCCTTTTCCAGATCAAAACGAATTTTCCGATCATTAATCGTAAAATTATCAACATATAAACGTTGTTCTGCTTCATTTAATTCCGTAATGTCTCTATAATCAATCGTTGCTTCTTTATTAGCCAGCACGACTTGTAA
This window of the Paenibacillus polymyxa genome carries:
- a CDS encoding non-ribosomal peptide synthetase, encoding MDVDDIDLLSGEEKHRILRDFNDTNALYPQSQTIQQLFEEQAALTPNRLAAAFADGRLTYLELNERANRLARVLRMKGVQTGQIVGIAAYRSPEMLVGIMAILKAGGAYLPINPEDPLERIQYIAGNSGTSILLVQQEIQSTLKDLSQNISVLAIGADWATEKTNLEPYSGPEDVAYVIYTSGSTGKPKGVMIRHTSIVNRLHWMQKKYPIGVDDTILQKTPYTFDVSVWELFWWAIAGASVYFLPPDGEKDPKLLLNTVAEQKITTLHFVPSMLSVFLEYVEQHQAEGKLSSIKRVFASGEALTVKQARRFNTLLRKPNGTTLHNLYGPTEATVDATWFDCPDGDDLQSIPIGKPIDNNRLYILDQEGRLLPVGIPGELYIAGTGVALGYINQPDLTDERFTDSPFVIGERMYKTGDLAKWLPDGNVEYLGRTDHQVKIRGYRIETGEIEKVLLSHHDIREAVVLSRKDQEDETYLCAYIVSDRELLTQEIRSYLKASLPLYMVPAHLIQIAAIPLTNNGKVNRGALPEPHHVIREQGFVAPRTDTETRLVRLWEDILHVSPIGVHSHFFELGGHSLKATILIGKIIREFQVELPMREIFEYPTVESMSKLIERTIGRGAGTFTEIALLSGQAYYPVSSSQRRQMILHQLEGAELVYNMPSVMLVQGHLDQERLKMAFTTLIHRHEALRTSFSWINGEPVQSVHDEVEFELKIHSLTSKEDLEEQQIETVLSEFVQPFDLSRAPLLRGELIPLTENQNMLLVDLHHIISDGVSMSIIMDEFVKAYDGQALPPLSVQYKDYASWHNEQVNHGFIKDQESYWLDIFKNEPPVLELPTDFPRPSIQSYEGNTVSRILGDDITEPLHKLAAETQSTLFMILLAVYNVVLSKHARQDDIVIGTPVAGRRHPDTEKIVGMFVNTLALRTSPSSEKSLSAFLDEVKEAVLSAFEHQEYPFEQLVEKLALRRDVSRSPIFDTMFVMQNTKGQPLQSSGLEFKPFPFNPGVSRFDLTLSAEETGSYLHLNLEYNSALFQKDTVERFLDHMVVVLRSFVANSTQTIGDTDLLTTVEKEVILKKFNGTAAPYPREKTIHQLFEEQVERTPEHPAALYQDRQLTYRELNAQANRVAHVLRKKGIGPDQMVGIAVHRSLEMIVGLLGILKAGGAYLPLHPEDPEERLGFMLEDSGASILLTQRDQLDRLRPHGADRELIAIEDLLMEGMELTGEECEKNPEPVNRSSDLVYVIYTSGSTGKPKGVMIEHASLINRLHWMEQRIPFGAEDVILQKTPYTFDVSLWELFSWAIQGSTVCFLEPGGEKDPAAIAETVEANGVTAIHFVPSMLGAFLEYIEHSGAAGKMRSVRRVFASGEALMTEHVRRFNRLLGAEGATLHNLYGPTEATVEVAYYDCPAEQEPESIPIGKPIDNVKLYILDHKDRLQPIGVPGELHIGGDCVARGYVNRKELTEEKFVADPYAAGGRMYRTGDLARWLPDGNIEYMGRIDHQVKIRGYRIELGEIEAAILAYEGVQTAVVLARDDRSGGSYLCAYVEHAQEFNIQALKARIKEVLPEYMVPAYIVSMEAMPYLSSGKIDRKALPEPDHSLSIEVDYISPSNEVEALMAEIWQEVLGYAPIGTNHNFFELGGDSIKAIQISTRLSKHGYRMEIKDLFRHQTIGSLTPDLRAVSVQAEQGIIEGEAELSPIQRWFFEQKFTESNYWNQAVMLYSQKGWKEELVDQVLCKLTEHHDALRMTYTASPDRITPVIHGTNRKAYALTVLDVSHEASIEEAIQSLSEAIQRRMNLEEGPLVQAGLFHTAQGDHLLLAIHHLVVDGVSWRILLEDLEQGYMQALNNEEILFQAKTHSWKDWTHRLVDDAKGARPARYKRYWENVIRHASKPLHKDYPVADRRGKDLKICSVRLSKQQTDCLQKDVHKAYSTNVNDLLLTAFGLALRDWTDNDEFTILLEGHGREQIFDDIDITRTVGWFTTMYPIHLDMKHNADLAYQIKLTKEALRRVPNKGIDFGILEYMTLHDLKSTNQGHFAPEIRFNYHGQIDSGSVAPLFVESKYSPGRTVSEETETPFVLDINGSIEQGILTLEIEYSSREYAESSIQKLGNFLQSRLLEIIEHCSEKKEKEWTPADVSDDENLSINDLDEIMAYYKNNTSS